One Hippoglossus hippoglossus isolate fHipHip1 chromosome 5, fHipHip1.pri, whole genome shotgun sequence genomic window carries:
- the c5h1orf50 gene encoding uncharacterized protein C1orf50 homolog yields MDRTVSIRNPNSTPTVGLVESSSAPGGLELVSSYQTNRVGDPMDLVALAAQVQKGDDFIKANASNKLTVIADQIRYLQEQARKVLEEAKRDADLHHAACNIVKKPGTMYYLYERPSGQKYFSIISPKEWGPSCPHSFVGAFKLQHDMSWTPVDQVEKRDAELAIMNKLISQQTALPPCTEPNFKGLSE; encoded by the exons ATGGACAGGACCGTCAGCATCAGAAATCCCAACAGCACCCCCACAG tgGGTCTGGTTGAGAGCAGCAGCGCCCCCGGCGGCCTGGAACTGGTCAGCTCCTACCAGACCAACAGAGTGGGAGACCCCATGGACCTGGTGGCCCTGGCAGCACAAGTACAGAAG GGAGACGATTTCATTAAAGCCAACGCCTCCAACAAGCTGACAGTCATCGCTGACCAGATCAGATACCTACAGGAGCAGGCGAGAAAG GTCTTGGAAGAGGCTAAAAGAGATGCTGACCTCCACCACGCTGCCTGTAACATAGTGAAGAAGCCGGGCACCATGTACTACCTCTATGAGCGGCCATCTGGACAGAAGTACTTCTCCATCATCTCCCCTAAG GAATGGGGCCCGAGTTGCCCTCACTCATTTGTCGGTGCGTTCAAACTCCAACATGACATGTCCTGGACCCCTGTAGACCAAGTGGAGAAGAGGGATGCAGAGCTTGCCATTATGAACAAGCTCATCAGCCAGCAGACCGCTCTACCGCCATGCACAGAACCCAACTTCAAAGGCCTTTCTGAGTAA